The DNA sequence ACGACCAGCCGTTGCTGTTTCCGGACATCAGCTACAGCTTTTATCCGGTGTATTGCGGGTTGTACGGCATCCAGTTCGACGCCGTGCCCCTCGACGCACAGTTCCAGATCGATCCGGCGGACTATGCCAAGCCGAACGGCGGGATCATCTTCCCCAACCCGAACGCGCCGACCGGCTGCCTGTTGGCGCTGGAGGCCGTGGAGCAGATCCTCAAGGCCAGCCCGGATTCGGTGGTGGTGGTCGATGAAGCCTATATCGACTTTGGCGGCGAGACGGCCATCAGCCTGGTGGACCGTTACCCGAACCTGCTGGTGACCCAGACCTTGTCCAAGTCCCGCTCGCTGGCGGGGCTGCGGGTGGGCCTGGCGGTGGGCCATCCGGACTTGATCGAAGCGCTGGAGCGGATCAAGAACAGCTTCAACTCCTATCCGCTGGATCGCCTGGCGAATGTCGGCGGCGCGGCGGCGTTCGACGACCGCGAGCACTTCGACAAGACTTGCCGGTTGGTCATCGAGCACCGTGAATGGGTGGTGGCGCAACTGCAAGCCAAGGGCTTTGAAGTGCTGCCTTCGGCGGCCAACTTCATCTTCGCCCGTCACCCCCAGCACGATGCGGCAGGCCTGGCGGCGAAACTGCGGGAGCAAGGGGTGATCGTGCGGCACTTCAAGCAGGAGCGGATCGCCCAGTTCCTGCGGATCAGCATTGGCACGCCTGAGCAGAACCAGGCGCTGATCGAAGCCCTCGGCGAACTCTAAAGCCCGGCGCTGGACCTAATGTGGGAGCGAGCTTGCTCGCGATAGCGGTATGTCAGTTACTTCAGTACTGACTGAACCATCGCTATCGCGAGCAAGCTCGCTCCCACATTGCTTTCAGGCGTTCAGGATTTAATCGTGATGCGGCTCGCCGACGAATGTCAGCGAGGTGAACACGCCGCGGGTTGCCACATCCTTGTTGTCCTTGAGGGTAATTTCCATCTGAGCGGCAATCACATTCAACCCTTCATTACGCACCACGACCTTGGCCCGGCCTTCGGCATCGGTTTCAGTCGATACGGTGTCCGGGGCGCTGCGGTAGTCGCCTACGAGTTTCACGCCGGCCGCTGGCTTGCCATCAAGCAGTACCCGTACCGGCAATGACTGGCCCGGACCGACGGTCAGTGGGTCGGCTTCCGGCAAGATCAGGAACTTGACCTGATCGAGCTTCGGCAACTTCGCCCCAGGCTCGTAGATCGCCAGGCTGTACTTGAAGGTGTGGGTCGACTCAATCGCGCCGGGTACTTTGCTGCGACCCTCATTGATCCACTTCTTGTCGGCGGTCTGTGACCACATGCCGTTGTCCAGGGCCACCGCCAGCACGGCTGGCGGCTTGAGTGGTTGCAGGCGGGCGTGGTCCGGCAGGCGCTCCACGGTGACCGGGATCATCTTGCCACCCAGGTCATAGGCCCAGGCGCCGCTGATTTTCTGTGCCTTGAAGGCATTGTCCTCGGCGCCGTGACCGTAAATCACCTCAATGTTGCCGCGCCGTTGTTCGGTCCACAGGCCATGGGCCGAAACTTGTGTAGCCAGGAGCAAGCCGAGAAGGGCGAGTGTCTTGGGGTGTTTCATAGGGATTTTCCTTTACAGATCGAGGGTGAGGCTGACGGTGAAGTTGCGCGGCGCGCCGGGGGTGACCCAGTAATTGCTGTAGGAGCGCTCGTAGTATTTTTCGTCGAAGACGTTGTTCAGGTTCAGGCCCACGGTGACGTTATCGCTGGCTTTGTAATGGGCCAGCAGGTCCACGGTGTGGTAGGCCGGCAACTCGAAATCCTTGCCGGCTTCACCCGAGCGGTCTCCGACATAGGTGAACGCCGCGCCGACATCAGAGCCCCGCAGGTGCCCGTCCTGGAATTCGTAGACGCCGAGCAGGCTGCCGCTGCGCTTGGCGACGCCGAGGATCCGGCTGCCTGTGGGAATGGTTTCGTCACCCTTGGTCACTTCGGCATCGATGTAGGCGAAGGCGCCGATCACCCGTATGGCGTCGGTGACTTGCCCGGTGACTTGCAGATCGATCCCCTGGCTGCTGGCCTTGCCCGTGGCGACATTGGTGTCGGTGCCCGGAACCGGCGCCAGGACGTTTTCCTTCTCTATATGGAACGCTGCCAGCGTGCTGCTCAGGCGATGGTCGAACAGCTCGCTCTTGATCCCCACTTCATAGCCAACCCCTTCCTCCGGGTCGAAAGTCTTACCGTCCGCATCCAGGCCATTGTTGGGCTTGAACGAGGTGGAGGCATTGGCGAACAGCCCGACCTGCGGCGTCAGTTGATACAGCAAGCCGGCCCGTTGCGTCAGGGCGTCGTGACGTTGGCGGCTGGTGACGTCGGTGGTGTGGTCGTCGATGCTCTGCTCTAAATGCTCATAACGCACGCCGAGCATGCCCCGCAGTTTGTCGGTGAACACGATCTGATCCTGAAGGTTCAGCGCCCGGCTTTGGACATGCTCGAAGAAGTCTGTGCCGGAGCGCGTGCCGTTGGGTTTTGGCTGGCCATGGATCGGTTGATAGATGTCGATGGGATAAGCACCGCCGGCGATGGTGGTCACGCGCTCGTTCTTGCGGTAATCCTCGTATTCAGTACCGACCAGCAGTTCGTGCTGCCAGGGGCCTAGGTCGAACAGACCGCGCAATTCCAGCTGAGTGATGCTGTCGTGCCAATTGTTGTCACGCTCGCGGTAGCGGCGGTTCACCGTGTGGCCGTCGGCGTTCAGCGGTCGCGCTTCTGAGGCAAAACCCCAGAGTTCGCCCTGCTTGTAGTGGCTGGCCAGGCGCACTTGCCAGGTATCGTTGAGCTGATGTTCGAGGGCGGCCTGGAGCATGTTGTTGTGGTTGTCGATGTCGCCGTCGTTGGGCTCGCCCAGGAAGGTCGAGCGGGAAACGCCGCTCCAGCGGTTGTTCGGTGCGACGATGCCGCGGTCGAACGTCGAGCTGTGGCGCACGATTTCGCTTTCCAGCAACAGGCGGGTGTCGGGGTTCAGTTGCCAACTGATGGAAGGCGCGACAAAGACGCGCTTGCTGTCGACGTGATCGCGGAAGCTGTGATTGTCCTCGACCGCCAGGTTGACCCGCGACAGCAGGTTGCCCTCGGCGTCCAATGGCGTGTTGACGTCCAGCGCGGTGCGGTAGCGATCCCAACTGCCGGCGCTGGTTTGCAAGGTGGTGAAGGCTTCGGGCTGGGGCTTCTTGGTGACGATGTTCACCGTGCCGCCGGGATCACCTCGTCCATACAGACTGGCCGCCGGGCCCTTGAGCACTTCGATGCGTTCGATGTTGGCCGCATCCGGTGCACTCGGATAGCCGCGGTTGGCGCTGAAGCCGTCTTTGTAGAACTCCGACGTCGTGAAACCGCGCACGCTGTATTCATAGAGCGTCAGGCCACCGAAGTTGTTTTGCTTGGACACGCCGCCGGCATATTCCAGCGCCCGCTCGACGCTGGTGCTGCCTAAATCCTTGAGGACGCTGGCGGGAATCACGCTGATGGATTGCGGAATGTCGCGCAGGGCGGTGTCGGTTTTGGTGGCGCTGGCCGAGCGGGTAGCGCGATAGCCTGTGACGGGGCCGGTGGGGGATTCGTAGTCGGACGTCACGCTGATGGCGTCCAGTTCCAGCGGTTGGTTTTCCTCGGCGTAGGCTGGATCGCCCAGTAGTCCCAGGGCGAGGCTGGCGAAGGAAAGCCGTTTTAGGGATGACATGTTATGTTGTTCCAAATCTTATATTTGAAACAATATAACACTACTAATGAGAATTTATGCTATCTCTGTTTTCAGAGAAATAAATCCGGACACCCGTTTTTGTAGCGAGGGAGCTTGCTCCCGCTGGGCTGCGAAGCAGCCCCTGAGAATTGAATGTGATCAGGACGATGCGCTGAGGTGGATGGTTTAGGGCTGCTGCGCAGCCCAGCGGGAGCAAGCTCCCTCGCCACGGGGTTACTCTTCTTCCTTGAGCACCACCGGTGCCGGCGGTGGGCGCAGGCCGATTTCAGCGGTGAGCTTGAGCTCCTTGCCGTTGCGCATCACCTGGATGGTGACTTTGTCGGTGGGCTTGATCCGCGCCACCTGGTTCATCGAGCGGCGGCCATCGCCAGCCGGTTCGCCGTCGATGCTCAGGATCACGTCGCCCAGCTGCAAGCCGGCCTTCTGCGCCGGGCCGTCGCGGAAGATCCCCGCCACCACGATGCCAGGCCGCCCGGACAAGCCGAAGGACTCCGCCAGTTCCTGGGTCAGCGGCTGGACCTCAATCCCCAACCAGCCGCGAATCACCTGGCCGTGTTCGATGATGGACTTCATCACTTCCATGGCCAGCTTCACCGGAATGGCGAAACCGATGCCCTGGCTGCCGCCGGATTTGGAGAAAATCGCCGTGTTGATCCCGGTGAGGTTGCCGTTGGCATCCACCAGCGCGCCGCCGGAGTTGCCGGGATTGATCGCGGCATCGGTCTGGATGAAGTCTTCGTAGTTGTTCAGGCCCAACTGGTTGCGTCCGGTGGCGCTAATGATGCCCATGGTCACGGTCTGGCCGACGCCGAACGGGTTACCGATGGCCAGGGCGACGTCGCCGATGCGGATGCTGTCGGAGCGGCCGATGGTGATGGCCGGCAGGTTCTTCAGGTCGATCTTCAACACCGCGAGGTCGGTTTCCGGGTCGCTACCGATCACCCGCGCCAGGGTTTCACGACCATCCTTGAGGGCCACCACGATCTGGTCGGCACCGCTGGTGACGTGGTTATTGGTCAAGATATAACCTTCCGGGCTCATGATCACTCCCGACCCCAGGCTCGACTCCATGCGCTTCTGTTTGGGCGAGTTGTCGCCGAAGAAACGTCGAAACTGCGGGTCTTCGAACAACGGATGGCTGGGCTTGTTGATGACCTTGGTGGTGTACAGGTTGACCACCGCCGGTGCAGCGGTGGTCACGGCGTCGGCATAGGACACCGGCCCCTGCTGCACAGCCTTGGTTTGCGGCGCCTGCTGCAGGTTGACGTCAAGGCTGGGCAGGCCGACCCATTCCGGGTAGCGCTGGATAATCAGTAGAGCGACAAGCACGCCAGCCAACAGCGGCCAGCCGGAAAAACGCAGCGCCTTGAGCATTAAGCACGTCCTACAAAGGTTGCAGGCGGTATGAGACCGCCCATAATGACGCGCATTATACGAGGCCGCGCGCGCCTCTGAACGGGATATTTAGGAGTCTTTTCATGGCCGTAGCCCTGAGCACCCTGGTCGAAGAAGCGGACCGTTACCTGGCCTGCAGCCGGATTGCCGATTATTGCCCCAACGGCCTGCAGGTCGAAGGCGCGCCGCAGGTGAGGCGTATTGTCAGCGGCGTCACTGCCAGCCAGGCGTTGCTCGATGCCGCGGTGGAAGCCGACGCCGACCTGGTGCTGGTGCATCACGGTTACTTCTGGAAAGGCGAAAACCCCTGCATCACCGGCATGAAACAACGTCGCCTGAAAACCTTGCTCAAGCATGACATCAGTCTGCTTGCTTATCACCTGCCACTGGATTTGCATGCCGAGGTGGGCAATAACGTGCAATTGGCTCGTCAATTGGACATCACTGTCGAGGGCCCGCTGGATCCGGACAACCCCAAGGTGGTCGGCCTGGTCGGCTCCCTGTCCGAGCCGCTGACGCCTCGGGATTTCGCCCGCAAGGTCCAGGAAGTGATGGGCCGCGAGCCATTGCTGATCGAAGGCGAGCAGATGATTCGCCGGGTCGGCTGGTGCACAGGCGGTGGCCAGGGCTACATCGATCAGGCGGTACTGGCCGGGGTCGATCTGTACCTCAGTGGAGAGGCGTCGGAACAGACCTTCCACAGCGCCCGGGAAAATGGCATCAGCTTCATCGCCGCCGGGCACCATGCGACCGAGCGCTACGGTGTCCAGGCATTGGGCGATTACCTGGCGCGACGGTTTGCCCTGGAGCATATCTTCATCGACTGCCCGAATCCTATTTGACTGTAACCGAACCTGTGGGAGCGGGCTTGCTCGCGAATGCGGTGGGTCAGTCAACAGATATGCAACTGAACCACCGCATTCGCGAGCAAGCCCGCTCCCACATAGCTCGGTGCAACACCCGAACACCCAGGCATATCCATATGCTGTTTCGATCTAGTTGGCGCCCTGATTAGAAGAGGTCGCTGTGCTAGGATTCCCCGCTCGAACACGGCCCGCTGGCCGTTCATAAGAAAGTTTTCGTGAGTAGCCATGGTCGACAAACTGACGCATCTGAAACAGCTGGAGGCGGAAAGCATCCACATCATCCGCGAGGTGGCCGCCGAGTTCGATAACCCGGTAATGCTGTACTCCATCGGTAAAGACTCCGCCGTGATGCTGCACCTGGCACGCAAGGCGTTCTTCCCCGGCAAGCTGCCGTTTCCGGTGATGCACGTCGATACCCGCTGGAAATTCCAGGAGATGTACAAATTTCGCGACCGCATGGTCGAGGAACTGGGCCTGGACCTGATCACCCATGTGAACCCGGACGGCGTGGCGCAGGGCATCAACCCGTTCACCCACGGCAGTGCCAAGCACACCGACATCATGAAGACCGAAGGCCTCAAGCAGGCCTTGGACAAATATGGTTTCGACGCTGCGTTTGGCGGTGCTCGTCGCGATGAAGAGAAATCCCGCGCCAAGGAGCGCGTGTACTCGTTCCGCGACAGCAAGCACCGTTGGGACCCGAAGAACCAGCGCCCGGAGCTGTGGAACGTCTACAACGGCAAGGTCAACAAGGGCGAGTCGATCCGCGTATTCCCGCTGTCGAACTGGACCGAGCTGGACATCTGGCAGTACATCTACCTCGAAGGCATCCCGATCGTGCCGCTGTACTTCGCCGCCGAACGGGAAGTGATCGAGAAGAACGGCACGCTGATCATGATCGACGACGAGCGCATCCTCGAGCACCTGTCCGACGAAGACAAAGCCCGTATCGTCAAAAAGAAAGTGCGTTTCCGTACCCTTGGCTGCTACCCGTTGACGGGCGCGGTGGAGTCCGAGGCCGAGAGCCTGACGGACATCATCCAGGAAATGCTCCTGACGCGAACTTCCGAGCGCCAGGGCCGGGTCATCGACCACGATGGCGCAGGCTCGATGGAAGATAAAAAACGTCAAGGTTATTTCTAAGGGGCTGTCATGTCGCATCAATCTGATTTGATCAGCGAGGACATCCTCGCCTACCTGGGCCAGCACGAGCGTAAAGAGCTGCTGCGCTTTTTGACCTGCGGTAACGTCGACGACGGCAAGAGCACCCTGATCGGGCGCCTGCTGCACGACTCCAAGATGATCTACGAGGATCATCTGGAAGCCATCACCCGCGATTCGAAGAAAGTCGGCACCACCGGTGATGACATCGACCTGGCGTTGCTGGTCGACGGCCTGCAGGCCGAGCGCGAACAAGGCATCACCATCGATGTCGCGTACCGCTATTTCTCCACCGCCAAGCGCAAATTCATCATCGCCGATACCCCGGGCCATGAGCAGTACACCCGCAACATGGCCACCGGTGCTTCTACCTGTGACCTGGCGATCATCCTGGTGGACGCCCGCTACGGCGTGCAGACCCAGACCCGTCGCCACAGCTTCATCGCCTCCTTGCTGGGCATCAAGCATATCGTCGTCGCCATCAACAAGATGGATTTGAAGGACTTCGACCAAGGTGTGTTCGAGTCGATCAAGGCCGACTACCTGAAGTTCGCCGAAGGCTTGAAAATGAAGCCCACCAGCATGCATTTCGTGCCGATGTCTGCCCTCAAGGGCGACAACGTGGTGAACAAATCCGAGCGCTCGCCGTGGTACACCGGCCAGTCGCTGATGGAAATCCTCGAGACCGTGGAAGTGGCGGGCGACCGTAACTTCACCGACCTGCGTTTCCCGGTGCAGTACGTCAACCGTCCGAACCTGAACTTCCGCGGATTCGCCGGCACCCTCGCCAGCGGCATCGTGCACAAGGGTGACGAAGTGGTGGTGCTGCCGTCGGGCAAGAGCAGCCGCGTCAAATCCATCGTCACCTTCGAAGGCGAGCTGGAACATGCCGGTCCCGGTCAGGCAGTCACACTGACCATGGAAGACGAGATCGACATCTCCCGTGGCGACCTGTTGGTGCATGCCGACAACGTGCCGCCAGTGACCGACAGCTTCGAAGCGATGCTGGTGTGGATGGCTGAAGAGCCGATGCTGCCGGGCAAGAAATACGACATCAAGCGCGCCACCAGTTACGTGCCGGGCTCGATTGCCAGCATCGTCAACAAGGTCGACGTGAACACCCTGGAAG is a window from the Pseudomonas brassicacearum genome containing:
- the hisC gene encoding histidinol-phosphate transaminase, with product MSKFWSPFVKNLVPYVPGEQPKLTRLVKLNTNENPYGPSPKALAAMQTELNDNLRLYPDPNSDLLKSAVARYYGVQGNQVFLGNGSDEVLAHIFHGLLQHDQPLLFPDISYSFYPVYCGLYGIQFDAVPLDAQFQIDPADYAKPNGGIIFPNPNAPTGCLLALEAVEQILKASPDSVVVVDEAYIDFGGETAISLVDRYPNLLVTQTLSKSRSLAGLRVGLAVGHPDLIEALERIKNSFNSYPLDRLANVGGAAAFDDREHFDKTCRLVIEHREWVVAQLQAKGFEVLPSAANFIFARHPQHDAAGLAAKLREQGVIVRHFKQERIAQFLRISIGTPEQNQALIEALGEL
- a CDS encoding DUF4198 domain-containing protein — protein: MKHPKTLALLGLLLATQVSAHGLWTEQRRGNIEVIYGHGAEDNAFKAQKISGAWAYDLGGKMIPVTVERLPDHARLQPLKPPAVLAVALDNGMWSQTADKKWINEGRSKVPGAIESTHTFKYSLAIYEPGAKLPKLDQVKFLILPEADPLTVGPGQSLPVRVLLDGKPAAGVKLVGDYRSAPDTVSTETDAEGRAKVVVRNEGLNVIAAQMEITLKDNKDVATRGVFTSLTFVGEPHHD
- a CDS encoding TonB-dependent siderophore receptor, producing the protein MSSLKRLSFASLALGLLGDPAYAEENQPLELDAISVTSDYESPTGPVTGYRATRSASATKTDTALRDIPQSISVIPASVLKDLGSTSVERALEYAGGVSKQNNFGGLTLYEYSVRGFTTSEFYKDGFSANRGYPSAPDAANIERIEVLKGPAASLYGRGDPGGTVNIVTKKPQPEAFTTLQTSAGSWDRYRTALDVNTPLDAEGNLLSRVNLAVEDNHSFRDHVDSKRVFVAPSISWQLNPDTRLLLESEIVRHSSTFDRGIVAPNNRWSGVSRSTFLGEPNDGDIDNHNNMLQAALEHQLNDTWQVRLASHYKQGELWGFASEARPLNADGHTVNRRYRERDNNWHDSITQLELRGLFDLGPWQHELLVGTEYEDYRKNERVTTIAGGAYPIDIYQPIHGQPKPNGTRSGTDFFEHVQSRALNLQDQIVFTDKLRGMLGVRYEHLEQSIDDHTTDVTSRQRHDALTQRAGLLYQLTPQVGLFANASTSFKPNNGLDADGKTFDPEEGVGYEVGIKSELFDHRLSSTLAAFHIEKENVLAPVPGTDTNVATGKASSQGIDLQVTGQVTDAIRVIGAFAYIDAEVTKGDETIPTGSRILGVAKRSGSLLGVYEFQDGHLRGSDVGAAFTYVGDRSGEAGKDFELPAYHTVDLLAHYKASDNVTVGLNLNNVFDEKYYERSYSNYWVTPGAPRNFTVSLTLDL
- the algW gene encoding Do family serine endopeptidase AlgW — translated: MLKALRFSGWPLLAGVLVALLIIQRYPEWVGLPSLDVNLQQAPQTKAVQQGPVSYADAVTTAAPAVVNLYTTKVINKPSHPLFEDPQFRRFFGDNSPKQKRMESSLGSGVIMSPEGYILTNNHVTSGADQIVVALKDGRETLARVIGSDPETDLAVLKIDLKNLPAITIGRSDSIRIGDVALAIGNPFGVGQTVTMGIISATGRNQLGLNNYEDFIQTDAAINPGNSGGALVDANGNLTGINTAIFSKSGGSQGIGFAIPVKLAMEVMKSIIEHGQVIRGWLGIEVQPLTQELAESFGLSGRPGIVVAGIFRDGPAQKAGLQLGDVILSIDGEPAGDGRRSMNQVARIKPTDKVTIQVMRNGKELKLTAEIGLRPPPAPVVLKEEE
- a CDS encoding Nif3-like dinuclear metal center hexameric protein — its product is MAVALSTLVEEADRYLACSRIADYCPNGLQVEGAPQVRRIVSGVTASQALLDAAVEADADLVLVHHGYFWKGENPCITGMKQRRLKTLLKHDISLLAYHLPLDLHAEVGNNVQLARQLDITVEGPLDPDNPKVVGLVGSLSEPLTPRDFARKVQEVMGREPLLIEGEQMIRRVGWCTGGGQGYIDQAVLAGVDLYLSGEASEQTFHSARENGISFIAAGHHATERYGVQALGDYLARRFALEHIFIDCPNPI
- the cysD gene encoding sulfate adenylyltransferase subunit CysD; the protein is MVDKLTHLKQLEAESIHIIREVAAEFDNPVMLYSIGKDSAVMLHLARKAFFPGKLPFPVMHVDTRWKFQEMYKFRDRMVEELGLDLITHVNPDGVAQGINPFTHGSAKHTDIMKTEGLKQALDKYGFDAAFGGARRDEEKSRAKERVYSFRDSKHRWDPKNQRPELWNVYNGKVNKGESIRVFPLSNWTELDIWQYIYLEGIPIVPLYFAAEREVIEKNGTLIMIDDERILEHLSDEDKARIVKKKVRFRTLGCYPLTGAVESEAESLTDIIQEMLLTRTSERQGRVIDHDGAGSMEDKKRQGYF
- the cysN gene encoding sulfate adenylyltransferase subunit CysN — translated: MSHQSDLISEDILAYLGQHERKELLRFLTCGNVDDGKSTLIGRLLHDSKMIYEDHLEAITRDSKKVGTTGDDIDLALLVDGLQAEREQGITIDVAYRYFSTAKRKFIIADTPGHEQYTRNMATGASTCDLAIILVDARYGVQTQTRRHSFIASLLGIKHIVVAINKMDLKDFDQGVFESIKADYLKFAEGLKMKPTSMHFVPMSALKGDNVVNKSERSPWYTGQSLMEILETVEVAGDRNFTDLRFPVQYVNRPNLNFRGFAGTLASGIVHKGDEVVVLPSGKSSRVKSIVTFEGELEHAGPGQAVTLTMEDEIDISRGDLLVHADNVPPVTDSFEAMLVWMAEEPMLPGKKYDIKRATSYVPGSIASIVNKVDVNTLEEGPASALQLNEIGKVKIALDAPIALDGYESNRTTGSFIIIDRLTNGTVGAGMIVAQPLAHGSSTHHGKLAHVSVEERAQRFGQQPATVLFSGLSGAGKSTLAYAVERKLFDMGRAVFVLDGQNLRHDLNKGLPQDRAGRTENWRRAAHVARQFNEAGLLTLAAFVAPNAEGREQAKDLIGRERLLTVYVQASPTVCAQRDPQGLYAAAGDNIPGESFPYDVPLDADLVIDTQSLTLEESVKQVLDLLRKRGAI